A stretch of the Amycolatopsis sp. BJA-103 genome encodes the following:
- the bioD gene encoding dethiobiotin synthase has translation MLVITGTGTGVGKTITTAAIAALAAGQGQRVAVLKPAQTGVGPDEPGDLDDVLRLAGPVTTRELRRYPDPLSPEAASRLSGLPTLSPSEIAAAASDLDGEHDLTLIEGAGGLLVRFDADGASLADVAWSLGALVIVVAEAGLGTLNATALTAEVATKRGLTVAGVIIGSWPDEPDLAAVSNLRDLPVAAGAPLLGVLPAGLGSAEPEEFAARARAGLSPWFGGEFDPECFVGRASAQK, from the coding sequence ATGCTGGTCATAACCGGCACCGGAACCGGTGTCGGCAAGACGATCACCACCGCCGCCATCGCCGCGCTGGCCGCCGGGCAGGGCCAACGCGTCGCCGTGCTGAAACCGGCGCAGACCGGAGTGGGGCCGGACGAGCCGGGCGACCTCGACGACGTCCTCCGCCTCGCCGGCCCGGTCACCACGCGTGAGCTGCGGCGATACCCGGATCCGCTGTCACCCGAGGCGGCCTCCAGGCTTTCCGGGCTGCCGACGTTGTCCCCGAGCGAGATCGCCGCCGCGGCGAGCGATCTCGACGGCGAACACGACCTCACCCTCATCGAAGGCGCGGGCGGGCTGCTGGTCCGGTTCGACGCCGACGGCGCCTCGCTGGCCGACGTCGCCTGGTCGCTCGGCGCGCTGGTGATCGTCGTGGCCGAGGCCGGGCTGGGCACGCTCAACGCGACCGCCCTGACCGCCGAGGTCGCGACCAAACGCGGGCTCACCGTGGCCGGGGTGATCATCGGCTCGTGGCCCGACGAGCCCGACCTGGCCGCGGTGTCGAACCTGCGGGACCTGCCGGTCGCCGCCGGCGCCCCGCTGCTGGGCGTACTGCCCGCCGGCCTGGGCTCGGCGGAGCCCGAGGAGTTCGCCGCCCGGGCCAGGGCGGGTCTCTCGCCGTGGTTCGGCGGGGAGTTCGATCCGGAATGCTTCGTCGGCCGCGCGTCGGCGCAGAAGTGA
- a CDS encoding SulP family inorganic anion transporter, with protein MKQPLAVLRHDLPASLVVFLVAVPLSLGIALASGAPIVAGLIAAVVGGVVAGALGGSPLQVSGPAAGLTVIMAETIATFGWATTCAITVAAGALQILLGLSRIARAALAISPAIVHGMLAGIGVTIVLGQLHVVLGGSAQSSALKNIAELPAQIVGHHDTAALIGVLTIGILLLWPRLPKAVRKVPGPLAAIALVTVLSVAAGMTLPRVTLPGDLLNIRFAPEFPGTGWGAFAVAVITIALIASVESLLSAVAVDKMHTGPRSNLDRELIGQGAANMTSGALGGLPVTGVIVRSSTNVAAGARTRTSAILHGVWILVFVAAFAGLIQNIPLAALAGLLVHVGAKLVNPGHMKQVLKHGDLGLYLLTLAGVVVFDLLTGVLLGIALSVLLMLRRTVWSGIHAERDGEEWRVVVEGVLTFLSVPRLSRVLATVPDGAKVTLELVVDYLDHAAFESLSNWQQGHERTGGEVIVDEVGHPWFANGKSGDPTLTRTDAVRSVPRLLAPWSDWQAKDVQVPGQRGGPTLRGATEFQRRTAALMQPALSKLAGGQSPHTLFITCGDARIVPNMITTSGPGDLFTVRNIGNLVPARQADPSMGATVEFAVGVLKVREIVVCGHSGCGAMQALATGAPDGAPMLASWLRHAEPSAKRKVTVTLDGERPDTEVNRLALQNVLQQLEHLRHYPLIAEAEARGELHLTGMYFDVGAAQVYLTDDGSPSFTPVGAVTTSGS; from the coding sequence ATGAAACAACCACTCGCCGTGCTTCGTCACGACCTGCCCGCCTCGTTGGTGGTGTTCCTCGTCGCCGTCCCGCTGTCACTCGGGATCGCTCTCGCGTCAGGGGCGCCGATCGTCGCGGGGCTGATCGCGGCCGTGGTGGGAGGTGTGGTCGCCGGCGCGCTCGGCGGCTCCCCGCTTCAGGTCAGCGGTCCGGCCGCCGGTCTGACGGTGATCATGGCCGAAACGATCGCGACCTTCGGCTGGGCCACCACCTGCGCGATCACCGTCGCCGCGGGCGCGCTCCAGATCCTGCTCGGGCTGAGCCGCATCGCGCGCGCCGCGCTCGCGATCTCACCCGCCATCGTCCACGGCATGCTCGCCGGGATCGGCGTCACGATCGTCCTCGGCCAGCTGCACGTCGTGCTGGGCGGATCGGCGCAGAGTTCCGCGCTCAAGAACATCGCCGAACTGCCCGCGCAGATCGTCGGCCACCACGACACCGCCGCGCTGATCGGCGTGCTCACCATCGGCATCCTGCTGCTGTGGCCGAGGCTGCCCAAGGCCGTCCGCAAGGTGCCCGGCCCGCTCGCCGCGATCGCGCTGGTGACCGTGCTGTCCGTCGCCGCCGGGATGACCCTGCCCCGCGTCACGCTGCCGGGTGACCTGCTCAACATCCGCTTCGCACCCGAATTCCCGGGCACCGGCTGGGGCGCGTTCGCCGTCGCCGTCATCACCATCGCCCTGATCGCCAGCGTGGAAAGCCTGCTCTCGGCCGTCGCGGTCGACAAGATGCACACCGGGCCGCGGTCGAACCTCGACCGCGAACTGATCGGACAGGGCGCCGCGAACATGACCTCCGGCGCGCTGGGCGGCCTCCCGGTCACCGGCGTGATCGTCCGCAGCTCGACCAACGTCGCCGCCGGTGCCCGCACCCGCACCTCGGCGATCCTGCACGGGGTCTGGATCCTGGTGTTCGTCGCCGCGTTCGCCGGGCTGATCCAGAACATCCCGCTCGCCGCGCTGGCGGGCCTGCTCGTCCACGTCGGCGCGAAACTGGTCAACCCCGGCCACATGAAACAGGTCCTCAAACACGGTGACCTCGGGCTGTACCTGCTGACACTCGCCGGTGTCGTCGTCTTCGACCTGCTCACGGGTGTCCTGCTCGGCATCGCGCTTTCGGTGCTGCTGATGCTGCGGCGCACGGTGTGGTCCGGGATCCACGCCGAACGCGACGGTGAGGAATGGCGCGTCGTCGTCGAGGGCGTCCTGACGTTCCTTTCGGTGCCGAGGCTCAGCCGGGTACTCGCGACCGTGCCTGACGGCGCGAAGGTGACCCTGGAGCTGGTCGTCGACTACCTCGACCACGCCGCCTTCGAGAGCCTTTCGAACTGGCAGCAGGGACACGAGCGCACCGGCGGCGAGGTGATCGTCGACGAGGTCGGGCATCCGTGGTTCGCCAACGGCAAATCCGGCGATCCCACCCTGACCAGGACGGACGCGGTGCGTTCGGTGCCGCGGCTCCTCGCACCGTGGTCCGACTGGCAGGCCAAGGACGTCCAGGTGCCCGGCCAGCGCGGCGGTCCGACACTGCGCGGGGCGACCGAGTTCCAGCGGCGCACCGCGGCGCTCATGCAGCCCGCGCTCAGCAAGCTGGCGGGCGGCCAGTCACCGCACACGCTGTTCATCACCTGCGGTGACGCGCGGATCGTGCCGAACATGATCACCACCAGCGGTCCCGGCGACCTGTTCACCGTCCGCAACATCGGGAACCTGGTGCCCGCCCGGCAGGCCGACCCGTCGATGGGGGCCACCGTCGAGTTCGCCGTCGGCGTGCTGAAGGTGCGCGAAATCGTGGTCTGCGGGCATTCCGGCTGCGGTGCGATGCAGGCGCTGGCCACCGGCGCTCCCGACGGCGCGCCGATGCTGGCCTCCTGGCTGCGGCACGCCGAGCCGAGCGCCAAGCGCAAGGTCACGGTGACCCTCGACGGCGAACGCCCGGACACCGAGGTCAACCGGCTGGCCCTGCAGAACGTGCTGCAGCAGCTGGAGCACCTGCGTCACTACCCGCTGATCGCCGAGGCCGAGGCGCGCGGCGAACTGCACCTGACCGGGATGTACTTCGACGTCGGGGCCGCTCAGGTCTACCTGACCGACGACGGCAGCCCGTCGTTCACCCCGGTCGGGGCCGTGACCACCTCCGGGAGCTGA
- a CDS encoding bifunctional SulP family inorganic anion transporter/carbonic anhydrase, with amino-acid sequence MIDIVGDEHDTGPPGRRNPASTLLKNLRHDLPASVVVFLVAVPLSLGVAHAAGAPLLAGLVSAVVGGLVASLFGASALQVSGPSAALTVVLAETIATFGWAATCAITAAAGVVQILFGVSRIARAALAISPAIVHGLLAGIGLIIVLGQLHVALGGAAHGSAIANVLALPGQIVGHHDQAALIGVVTVGVLLAWTRMPRPVRRVPGPLAAVVLATGLSVAAGMDLPRVDLPNGLPGLGFVPEAPSGSWAAITAAVFTIALIASLESLLSVLAVDKLRDGPRTDLNRELVGQGLANVAAGSLGGFPVTGVVVRTMTNFEAGARTRMSAILHSAWILGCCLFLAGTLRLIPLAALAGLLVYVGAKLVNVTNLREVRRHGDLPVYLATLTGAVAVNLLTGVAAGVAVALVLMLRRMLFSGIHIEPDGARTRVVIEGALTFLSVPRLTTVLAGVPAGSEVTLELFVDYLDHAAFDCLRGWQRAHERAGGVVLVDEIGHPWFGRGKAGVPTVRRGVASRVVPRWLAPWSEWQAEHLELPGQRGGSVPLCRGASEFQRRTAPLLRRTWDGLANGQQPHTLFVTCGDARIVPNLITTSGPGDLFTVRNIGNLVPHASAEADFSVGAAIEYAVGLLRVREVVVCGHSGCGAMKALLGDAPTGLVHLGSWLRHGEATMRRRESEGPVLLDGARPDHEADRLALHNVVQQLENLRSYPVVDAALARGELRLTGMYFDVGKANVYLLDAAHRSFTSAATPVKS; translated from the coding sequence ATGATCGACATCGTTGGTGACGAGCACGACACCGGGCCCCCGGGCCGCCGTAACCCCGCATCGACCCTCCTGAAGAACCTGCGCCACGACCTCCCGGCTTCGGTCGTCGTCTTCCTCGTGGCCGTCCCGCTTTCGCTCGGCGTCGCCCACGCCGCCGGTGCCCCTCTGCTCGCCGGACTCGTCTCCGCCGTCGTCGGCGGACTCGTCGCGAGCCTCTTCGGCGCTTCCGCCCTTCAGGTCAGCGGACCGTCCGCCGCGCTGACCGTCGTCCTCGCGGAGACCATCGCCACCTTCGGCTGGGCCGCCACCTGCGCCATCACCGCCGCGGCGGGCGTGGTCCAGATCCTCTTCGGCGTCAGCCGGATCGCCAGGGCCGCGCTCGCGATCTCGCCGGCGATCGTGCACGGCCTGCTCGCCGGGATCGGCCTGATCATCGTCCTCGGCCAGTTGCACGTCGCGCTCGGCGGCGCGGCGCACGGTTCCGCGATCGCGAACGTCCTCGCGCTGCCGGGCCAGATCGTCGGCCACCACGACCAGGCCGCGCTGATCGGCGTGGTCACCGTCGGTGTCCTGCTGGCGTGGACCCGGATGCCGCGTCCGGTGCGCCGCGTCCCCGGGCCGCTGGCCGCCGTCGTGCTGGCCACCGGGCTCTCCGTCGCGGCCGGGATGGACCTGCCGCGCGTCGACCTCCCGAACGGCTTGCCAGGGCTGGGTTTCGTGCCCGAGGCGCCGTCGGGATCCTGGGCGGCGATCACCGCTGCCGTCTTCACCATCGCGCTCATCGCCAGCCTGGAAAGCCTGCTTTCCGTCCTCGCCGTCGACAAACTGCGTGACGGTCCCCGCACCGACCTCAACCGCGAACTCGTCGGCCAGGGCCTGGCGAACGTCGCCGCGGGCTCGCTCGGCGGATTCCCGGTCACCGGCGTCGTCGTGCGCACCATGACCAACTTCGAAGCGGGCGCCCGGACCCGGATGTCGGCGATCCTGCACAGCGCCTGGATTCTCGGCTGCTGCCTGTTCCTGGCCGGCACGCTGCGGCTGATCCCGCTCGCCGCCCTCGCCGGGCTCCTCGTCTACGTCGGCGCCAAACTGGTCAACGTCACCAACCTCCGTGAGGTCCGCCGCCACGGCGACCTGCCGGTCTACCTCGCGACCCTGACCGGCGCGGTCGCCGTCAACCTGCTCACCGGGGTCGCCGCGGGGGTCGCGGTGGCGCTCGTGCTCATGCTGCGCCGGATGCTGTTCTCCGGGATCCACATCGAACCGGACGGCGCGCGGACCCGCGTCGTCATCGAAGGCGCGCTCACTTTCCTTTCCGTGCCAAGGCTCACGACCGTTCTCGCCGGAGTCCCCGCGGGTTCGGAAGTGACGCTGGAACTCTTCGTCGACTATCTCGACCACGCCGCTTTCGATTGCCTGCGCGGCTGGCAGCGCGCGCACGAGCGGGCCGGGGGAGTCGTGCTCGTCGACGAGATCGGGCATCCGTGGTTCGGGCGAGGCAAGGCAGGCGTGCCGACCGTGCGGCGCGGTGTCGCGTCCCGGGTGGTGCCGCGCTGGCTCGCACCGTGGTCGGAATGGCAGGCGGAGCATCTCGAACTGCCGGGCCAGCGCGGCGGCAGCGTTCCGTTGTGCCGCGGTGCTTCCGAATTCCAGCGGCGGACCGCACCGCTGCTGCGGCGGACCTGGGACGGGCTGGCGAACGGGCAGCAGCCGCACACGCTGTTCGTCACCTGCGGCGACGCGCGGATCGTGCCGAACCTGATCACCACCAGCGGACCGGGTGACCTGTTCACCGTGCGGAACATCGGAAACCTCGTCCCGCACGCCAGCGCCGAGGCGGATTTCTCCGTGGGAGCGGCGATCGAGTACGCCGTCGGTCTGCTGCGGGTGCGGGAAGTGGTGGTGTGCGGGCATTCCGGCTGCGGAGCGATGAAGGCGCTGCTCGGGGACGCGCCCACCGGGCTCGTGCACCTGGGCAGCTGGCTGCGCCACGGCGAAGCGACGATGCGGCGCCGGGAAAGCGAGGGGCCGGTGCTGCTCGACGGCGCCCGTCCCGATCACGAGGCCGACCGGCTCGCTCTGCACAATGTCGTGCAGCAACTGGAAAACCTGCGCTCGTACCCGGTCGTGGACGCCGCGCTGGCCCGGGGCGAACTCCGGCTCACCGGGATGTACTTCGACGTCGGCAAGGCGAACGTCTACCTGCTCGACGCGGCGCACCGGTCGTTCACGTCGGCCGCCACCCCGGTGAAGTCCTAG
- a CDS encoding adenosylmethionine--8-amino-7-oxononanoate transaminase has product MDAAELLALDAEHVWHPYGPMPSTIDSLLVREASGVRLTLDDGRELVDGMSSWWAAIHGYRNPVLDAALADQAGRMSHVMFGGLTHEPAIRLAKTLVDLTPDGLRHVFLCDSGSVSVEVGVKMCLQYWQSVGRKEKRRLMTWRGGYHGDTFTPMSVCDPDGGMHSLWRGILPDQLFLPKPPGGFDDEPDQAYLDVLAAEIERHAGELAAVIVEPVVQGAGGMRFHPPAYLRALRDLTEANDVLLIFDEIATGFGRTGKMFAAEHAGVTPDVLCLGKALTGGYLTMAAALCTPEIAGGISRGELPVLAHGPTFMANPLSSAVANASLGILAGGGWKSDVPRIEAALKAGLEPARELPAVADVRVLGAIGVVELDHPVDMAIATEVLTANGVWLRPFRNLIYTMPPYISDAEDLATITSAVVAAAQKA; this is encoded by the coding sequence ATGGACGCCGCCGAACTCCTCGCGCTCGACGCGGAACACGTCTGGCACCCGTACGGGCCGATGCCGAGCACGATCGATTCCCTGCTGGTCCGCGAGGCGAGCGGGGTCCGGCTCACCCTCGACGACGGCCGCGAACTGGTCGACGGCATGTCGTCCTGGTGGGCGGCGATCCACGGCTACCGGAACCCGGTGCTGGACGCGGCGCTGGCCGACCAGGCGGGCCGGATGAGTCACGTGATGTTCGGCGGGCTCACCCACGAACCGGCCATCAGGCTGGCGAAGACGCTGGTCGACCTCACGCCGGACGGCCTGCGGCACGTCTTCCTGTGCGACTCCGGGTCGGTGTCGGTCGAGGTCGGCGTCAAGATGTGCCTGCAGTACTGGCAGTCGGTGGGGCGCAAGGAAAAGCGGCGCCTGATGACCTGGCGCGGCGGCTACCACGGTGACACGTTCACCCCGATGAGCGTCTGCGACCCCGACGGCGGGATGCATTCGCTGTGGCGCGGGATCCTGCCGGACCAGCTGTTCCTGCCCAAACCGCCCGGCGGGTTCGACGACGAGCCCGATCAGGCCTACCTCGACGTCCTCGCGGCGGAAATCGAGCGGCACGCGGGCGAGCTGGCCGCGGTCATCGTCGAGCCGGTCGTGCAGGGTGCCGGCGGCATGCGGTTCCACCCGCCCGCGTATCTGCGCGCGCTGCGTGACCTCACCGAGGCCAACGACGTCCTGCTGATCTTCGACGAGATCGCCACCGGCTTCGGCCGCACCGGCAAGATGTTCGCCGCCGAGCACGCCGGGGTGACACCGGACGTCCTGTGCCTCGGCAAGGCGCTGACCGGCGGTTATCTGACGATGGCGGCGGCGCTGTGCACACCGGAGATCGCCGGCGGGATCTCGCGGGGCGAGCTGCCGGTGCTGGCGCACGGCCCGACCTTCATGGCGAATCCGCTGTCCTCGGCCGTGGCCAACGCCTCGCTGGGGATCCTCGCCGGGGGCGGCTGGAAGTCCGACGTCCCGCGGATCGAGGCCGCGCTGAAAGCCGGGCTCGAACCCGCTCGCGAACTGCCCGCGGTCGCCGACGTGCGGGTGCTCGGCGCCATCGGCGTGGTGGAGCTGGACCATCCGGTGGACATGGCGATCGCGACCGAGGTCCTCACCGCGAACGGTGTCTGGCTGCGCCCGTTCCGGAACCTGATCTACACGATGCCGCCGTACATCTCCGACGCCGAGGACCTCGCGACGATCACGTCGGCCGTGGTCGCGGCGGCGCAAAAAGCCTGA
- a CDS encoding cytochrome P450 family protein — MREDLKDLAGDLVQEPHRISSLLREEGRVRKVRMPRGLDVWLVTGHAEARAVLSDPRVGKDTGEIRRLFERDGFESAGDNAVRALNGHMLNSDPPDHTRLRKLVNQAFTSRTVSRLRPRIEQITAELLDGIGDAGRTDLLPAFAVPLPIRVICELLGVHAGDRPSFVKWSNTMVAWSTPEELRAAAARMHAYLVDLIEEKRARPAEDLLSGLIHASDEGDSLSGEELLSMAFLLLVAGFETTVNLIANSVFALLREPDQLAALRADPALLPGAVEEFLRYDGAIHLATIRFTREPLPVGDVVIPEGEFVLVSLIGANRDAERFEDPHRLDVTRQATGHLAFGHGIHHCVGAPLARLEAGIALRGLLERYPLLSLDAEPESLRWRESTLVHGLETLPVRLR; from the coding sequence ATGCGCGAAGACCTGAAGGATCTGGCCGGGGATCTCGTCCAGGAGCCACACCGGATCTCCTCGCTGCTGCGGGAAGAAGGCAGGGTCCGCAAGGTCCGGATGCCGCGCGGTCTGGACGTGTGGCTCGTGACCGGGCACGCAGAGGCCCGCGCCGTGCTCTCGGATCCCCGCGTGGGCAAGGACACGGGCGAGATCCGGCGGCTCTTCGAACGCGACGGCTTCGAATCCGCGGGCGACAACGCCGTCCGCGCGCTGAACGGGCACATGCTCAACTCGGATCCGCCGGATCACACGCGGCTGCGCAAACTGGTCAACCAGGCCTTCACCTCTCGGACGGTTTCCCGGCTGCGGCCCAGGATCGAGCAGATCACCGCGGAACTGCTGGACGGGATCGGCGACGCCGGGCGCACCGATCTGCTGCCCGCGTTCGCCGTCCCGTTGCCGATCAGGGTGATCTGCGAACTGCTCGGCGTGCACGCGGGCGACCGGCCGTCGTTCGTGAAGTGGTCGAACACGATGGTCGCCTGGTCCACGCCGGAGGAACTCCGCGCCGCCGCGGCGCGGATGCACGCGTACCTCGTCGACCTGATCGAAGAGAAGCGCGCGCGGCCCGCCGAGGATCTGCTTTCGGGCTTGATCCACGCCAGTGACGAGGGCGATTCGCTCTCCGGCGAAGAACTGCTGTCGATGGCGTTCCTCCTGCTGGTGGCGGGTTTCGAAACGACGGTCAACCTCATCGCGAACAGCGTGTTCGCCCTGCTGCGCGAACCGGATCAGCTCGCCGCGCTCCGTGCCGATCCCGCGTTGCTGCCGGGTGCGGTCGAGGAGTTCCTGCGCTACGACGGCGCGATCCATTTGGCGACCATCCGGTTCACCCGCGAGCCTTTGCCGGTCGGTGACGTCGTGATCCCGGAAGGTGAGTTCGTGCTCGTCTCCCTGATCGGCGCGAACCGGGACGCCGAGCGATTCGAGGACCCCCACCGGCTGGACGTCACGCGGCAGGCGACCGGGCATCTCGCGTTCGGGCACGGCATCCACCACTGCGTCGGCGCCCCGCTGGCCCGGCTGGAGGCCGGGATCGCGTTGCGCGGACTGTTGGAGAGGTACCCGCTCCTGAGCTTGGACGCCGAGCCGGAATCCTTGCGGTGGCGGGAAAGCACCCTCGTCCACGGTCTCGAAACCCTCCCTGTGCGTCTGCGCTGA
- a CDS encoding SRPBCC domain-containing protein has protein sequence MPQSSAQVWDFLVGRDGVGIWLGPGAELGRELGEAYETANGTTGEIRGRSEGDKLRLTWRPKDWDHDSTLQITVSGTEQKTTFRFHQEWLAGADEREEQRAYWTEVAERVVAALAER, from the coding sequence GTGCCGCAGAGCAGCGCACAGGTGTGGGACTTCCTGGTCGGACGCGACGGGGTGGGGATCTGGCTCGGTCCGGGTGCCGAACTCGGCCGTGAGCTGGGCGAGGCGTACGAAACGGCCAACGGGACGACCGGCGAGATCCGCGGTCGTTCCGAGGGTGACAAGCTGAGGCTGACCTGGCGGCCGAAGGACTGGGATCACGACTCGACCCTGCAGATCACGGTGAGCGGCACCGAGCAGAAGACCACGTTCCGTTTCCACCAGGAGTGGCTCGCGGGCGCCGACGAGCGCGAGGAACAGCGGGCATACTGGACCGAGGTGGCCGAGCGGGTGGTGGCCGCGCTGGCCGAACGCTGA
- a CDS encoding uridine kinase, with the protein MRYRPISPALLVSELTDRITTITGRRRIAVAVDGAAGATNTTELADALVDPLRIAGHAALRISANDFLRPASLRFERGKEDPDSRYSDWLDLGALRREVLDPLAEGGSGRVLPSLWDPVRDRATRAERVELPEGGVVLVEGEFLFGAGLAFDLSVHLWLSPSALKRRVPDEWALPAYERYEQEVDPTALSDVVIRVDDPNHPARYEP; encoded by the coding sequence GTGCGCTACCGTCCGATTTCTCCCGCTCTGCTGGTCTCCGAACTGACCGACCGCATCACGACGATCACCGGCCGCCGCCGGATCGCGGTCGCCGTGGACGGCGCGGCCGGTGCGACCAACACCACAGAACTCGCCGACGCCCTGGTCGATCCCCTGCGGATCGCCGGTCACGCGGCGTTGCGGATCTCGGCGAACGACTTCCTCCGCCCCGCCTCACTGCGTTTCGAACGCGGCAAGGAAGACCCGGACTCGCGCTACAGCGACTGGCTCGACCTCGGCGCCCTGCGCCGCGAGGTGCTCGACCCCCTCGCCGAGGGCGGCAGCGGCCGGGTCCTCCCCTCGCTGTGGGACCCGGTCCGCGATCGCGCCACCCGTGCCGAACGCGTCGAACTGCCCGAGGGCGGCGTCGTGCTGGTGGAGGGCGAGTTCCTGTTCGGCGCGGGACTCGCCTTCGACCTGAGCGTGCACCTGTGGCTCTCGCCGTCCGCGCTCAAGCGGCGAGTCCCCGACGAGTGGGCGCTACCCGCTTACGAGCGCTACGAACAGGAAGTCGACCCCACGGCGCTGTCCGACGTGGTGATCCGCGTCGACGACCCGAACCACCCCGCGCGCTACGAACCCTGA
- a CDS encoding glycosyltransferase family 4 protein yields MLRTLLVTNDFPPRPGGIQNYLNSLATRLPADDLVVYAPSWESSTGSHGEFDAAAPFEVVRHPTSLMLPTPDVLKRAKEIMRARDCEAVWFGAAAPLALLGQPLRSAGARRVLASTHGHEVGWSMLPGSRQALRRIGDTVDVITYVSKYTRSRFSAAFGPMAGLEMLPCGVDTALYRPDAAAGKEIRDRHGLGDRPTIVCVSRLVPRKGQDMLIKILPELRRRVPDVALLIVGGGPYRKTLTGLVGALGLENDVVITGSVPWKELPAHYNAGDVFAMPARTRGKGLDVEGLGIVYLEASATGLPVVAGNSGGAPETVLDEVTGHVVDGRDEQQLRETLAALLDDPVRARRMGAAGREWVSENWRWDTMASRLSGLLDGDPVAAVR; encoded by the coding sequence GTGCTGAGGACCCTGCTCGTGACCAACGACTTCCCGCCCCGGCCAGGCGGCATCCAGAACTACCTGAACTCGCTGGCCACCCGCCTCCCCGCGGACGACCTCGTCGTCTACGCCCCGTCCTGGGAATCGAGCACCGGCTCGCACGGCGAGTTCGACGCCGCCGCCCCGTTCGAGGTGGTGCGCCATCCGACGTCGCTCATGCTGCCGACACCGGACGTTCTCAAGCGGGCGAAGGAGATCATGCGGGCCCGCGACTGCGAGGCCGTCTGGTTCGGCGCCGCCGCCCCGCTCGCCCTGCTGGGACAGCCGCTGCGGTCGGCGGGCGCCCGCCGGGTCCTGGCGTCGACGCACGGCCACGAGGTCGGCTGGTCGATGCTTCCGGGCTCGCGGCAGGCGTTGCGGCGGATCGGCGACACCGTCGACGTGATCACCTACGTCAGCAAATACACGCGCTCCCGGTTTTCGGCCGCTTTCGGCCCGATGGCGGGGCTGGAGATGCTCCCGTGCGGCGTCGACACCGCGCTCTACCGCCCGGACGCCGCCGCGGGCAAGGAGATCCGCGACAGGCACGGTCTCGGCGACCGTCCGACGATCGTCTGCGTTTCGCGGCTGGTGCCGCGCAAGGGCCAGGACATGCTCATCAAGATCCTGCCCGAACTCCGCAGGCGCGTCCCGGACGTGGCGCTGCTGATCGTCGGCGGCGGCCCGTACCGCAAGACGCTCACCGGCCTCGTCGGAGCGCTGGGGCTCGAAAACGACGTGGTCATCACCGGATCGGTGCCGTGGAAGGAGTTGCCCGCGCACTACAACGCGGGTGACGTCTTCGCCATGCCGGCGCGGACCCGCGGGAAGGGGCTCGACGTCGAGGGCCTCGGCATCGTGTACCTGGAGGCTTCCGCGACCGGGCTGCCGGTCGTCGCCGGGAACTCCGGCGGTGCCCCGGAAACGGTGCTGGACGAGGTCACCGGGCACGTCGTCGACGGCCGTGACGAACAGCAGCTGAGGGAGACGCTGGCCGCGCTGCTGGACGATCCGGTGCGGGCGCGGCGGATGGGGGCCGCCGGCCGCGAATGGGTCAGTGAGAACTGGCGGTGGGACACCATGGCGAGCAGGCTTTCCGGGCTGCTCGACGGCGACCCGGTCGCCGCGGTCCGATAG